The DNA region ATATCGAGCACAGCAATTACTCTGCACACACACTACAACCCATGGGTTTCGTTTCTCAACTGATAAGTGGCCAACTTATTCAAGGAATGGCTCCAGTAAAACAGGATACAGAAAGTAAAGTGGATAGAATGGTTAAAGTCAAGCGAGTTGGCCGCACTTTATCGGACGATTTCTGGCTGTTTGCCATTAAAGTGCCACGCATAAACGAAGCTGCCTGATAagagatacatttttttacatactttcGTTTAAAGTTACAGGCGACGACAGCCACAACAACAAGACGAGTGATATAGGTTTTTGCACTAGACACGCACGTTGAcattcaatttaattaaatgtggttttattgaatatatttaacatatttatatattttaatcgGCGAACAGCAAGCACACAGATCTATTCAAGCTCTTCAAaactgtttttttgtttcggaAATGATTATTATAGGTATATAGATATATCTATGTTCGTTTCATCTTTGGGTATTTAATTTAGCTACTGTTGCTGTTTGTTGCTTTGGGGAAATTCTTCTGTATATTATTTGGTTTTTGCTTGAAGGTGCTGTGAGTGTGTTAACGAAATGAGGAAAGATTGTCTACTGAGTGTGCGAAACGGATCCGAGTCCTGTCGAACCCAAGGAGAGCTGCCTTCGCCGTACCACGGCGCGTATGTGTGATATGcgtttcgttttgttttaGGAAAGTGCGCGCGCAAAATGCCAAACAGCTGTGCCGTCTCAGCTGCTGTTAAAATCTCTTTTAAAGGAGCGAGAGAGCGAGCGGGAGAGCGGAAGAAATGGCTGGAGAAAGTTTCCTCTGGGGCGCACGCTCACAACAGGAAAGCGGGTGGAGAAAGGGGGGTGCTAAAGTGAAAGTAGCCTTGTTGATTAACATCCTTCAGAGTTTACCCACATTGGAAAGGTCGCCAATTTCACTGATAATAACATTCCTTCATGCTGGCAATGCCGCCACAGCTGTTGCGAGAGCGAAGCGGAAACGGAAAGAGCGCACCGGAAGTGACTTGGCCAAGTGGCATTTCCCCAAGCAAATTCAAAAGGCCAacaaatattcttattagccACAACCAAAACAGGATAAGgcattttatttcataattaaaattgaagaaaaatgaagaaaataatttaatatcgaataatagcgtaattaaagCCCAATTAATTAGTAAATGCTGTGTGTAATTGTGTTCAGCAATGACAAATACTAATGACTTTAATAATTAGAAAatagatatttattttcctttaaaGTAAAGAttctataatataataaaaaacttaaattgcctaacaacaatttaattaaagaatATCGAAGTCTCATAAGCGTTTTACTATTATGGAAAAGTATATGATAATGGTTCATTCCAGTAGTACCACCTTTTGAGAAACAGTAACTCAAACCAGAAACGTGACGGAATATCGCGAGCATTAGCTATCTGAGAAGTTCCGTTAgtcaaatcgaaattattaaagcTACATTTACATGACGATTTCTTCGCCGAACACGAAGCCCCAGCAACCGGGAAAAATGACAAAGCAAAAGCATAAATCACTATATAACCCACTGAAGTCAGAAACTTCGTCGCACTCAGCGAAAATAAGTGAAATGTGGAACAAACCGTATATGGGAATAATAATCTTTTGTATGATGGTCAGCAATGGAATGGCCATACCCACCGAGTTGGCCAGATACACTCAGTTGGggtaattatatttatatgtaacttaattaatttaatggaTATATAATTTAACAGACAAGGACCATTACCGGAGGCCAACAACAGTATAGTGAGCACCACAAATAACCTGGGTCTTAAACTGGAAACATCCTCCCCAGCTCCGGACTTTGAATACGCCCTTCTGGGTGAGGATCCGCAAGATCAGCAATGGTATCGTGTTAGTCTTACCCCGAAAACCAACAAAACGGGCTACCGGGCACAGTTCGCCACTCGGAAGCATCCACCCTTCGACTCGCAAGTGGCCCATCGGCACGATAAGACCATTCAGGATCTGCTCAACTGGCTGGACCGTTCCGAGGATCAAAGTCTGTTGAAGGTTTATCGTGACCTCTTGGCATACACGCCGCAGGCAGAGTCATCCCAGGAGTTTCCCCATGGCAACGAAATCGAAAAAGAGGAAAAGGTGCCAAGGAAGCAGGGATGCCGAAGGCACGATCATCGATTGCTCCTCGTGGAAGAAGAGGGAACCAGCTCTACAACATCATCACCACCAGGGCAAAGTCAACC from Drosophila subpulchrella strain 33 F10 #4 breed RU33 chromosome 2L, RU_Dsub_v1.1 Primary Assembly, whole genome shotgun sequence includes:
- the LOC119547519 gene encoding uncharacterized protein LOC119547519, giving the protein MWNKPYMGIIIFCMMVSNGMAIPTELARYTQLGQGPLPEANNSIVSTTNNLGLKLETSSPAPDFEYALLGEDPQDQQWYRVSLTPKTNKTGYRAQFATRKHPPFDSQVAHRHDKTIQDLLNWLDRSEDQSLLKVYRDLLAYTPQAESSQEFPHGNEIEKEEKVPRKQGCRRHDHRLLLVEEEGTSSTTSSPPGQSQPQSANNLVYFIKGLK